A stretch of Saccharothrix texasensis DNA encodes these proteins:
- a CDS encoding LacI family DNA-binding transcriptional regulator, translating to MSGLSEIARAAGVSISTVSRVLNRRAGVNDETRQRVLAVLAEMPYTPRGLGALQRTGVIGLLVPELSNPVFPAFAEALEVRAARLGYSSLLCNTRATGAGAMGEEEYVRMLLARGVEGMVFVSPEITNVEVPLGQAPRPSYYAKLLADGVHMVFLNGATPSLDVPDVTVDEQHAGYAATRHLVELGHRRIGFVSGPARSLPSRLKRAGWAAALEEDGLPATSDFVAHAPFGPEGGAAAVSTLLDTVRPTAVICSSDHMAIGVLREAHRRGLTVPRDLSVVGFDDIPLASYCSPSLTTLAQPIEEMAAAAVDELVHRLDPDRRRRPAGNYTRVFRPRLVVRESSAEAPLV from the coding sequence GTGTCCGGTCTGTCCGAGATCGCCAGGGCAGCCGGGGTGAGCATCTCCACGGTCAGCCGGGTGCTCAACCGCCGGGCGGGCGTGAACGACGAGACGCGCCAGCGCGTGCTCGCGGTGCTTGCGGAAATGCCTTACACACCGCGCGGGCTGGGCGCGTTGCAGCGGACCGGCGTGATCGGGCTGCTCGTGCCCGAGCTGTCGAACCCCGTGTTCCCGGCGTTCGCCGAGGCGCTGGAGGTGCGGGCCGCGCGGCTGGGGTACTCGTCGCTGCTGTGCAACACGCGGGCCACCGGCGCGGGCGCGATGGGCGAGGAGGAGTACGTGCGGATGCTCCTGGCGCGCGGCGTCGAGGGCATGGTGTTCGTGTCGCCGGAGATCACCAACGTCGAGGTGCCGCTCGGCCAGGCGCCGCGCCCGTCGTACTACGCGAAGCTGCTGGCCGACGGCGTGCACATGGTGTTCCTCAACGGGGCGACGCCGTCGCTGGACGTGCCGGACGTGACCGTGGACGAGCAGCACGCGGGCTACGCGGCGACCCGGCACCTGGTCGAGCTGGGCCACCGGCGGATCGGGTTCGTGTCGGGGCCGGCGCGGTCGCTGCCGTCGCGGCTCAAGCGGGCCGGGTGGGCGGCGGCGCTGGAGGAGGACGGGCTGCCCGCGACGTCCGACTTCGTGGCGCACGCGCCGTTCGGGCCGGAGGGCGGTGCGGCGGCGGTGTCGACGCTGCTGGACACCGTGCGGCCGACGGCGGTGATCTGCTCGTCCGACCACATGGCGATCGGCGTGCTGCGGGAGGCGCACCGGCGCGGGCTGACCGTGCCGCGCGACCTGTCCGTGGTGGGGTTCGACGACATCCCGCTCGCGTCGTACTGCTCGCCGTCGTTGACCACGCTGGCGCAGCCGATCGAGGAGATGGCGGCGGCGGCCGTGGACGAGTTGGTGCACCGGCTCGACCCCGATCGGCGACGACGTCCGGCGGGGAATTACACGCGCGTTTTCCGACCGCGGTTGGTGGTGCGCGAGTCGTCCGCTGAAGCCCCATTGGTTTAG